A part of Saimiri boliviensis isolate mSaiBol1 chromosome 11, mSaiBol1.pri, whole genome shotgun sequence genomic DNA contains:
- the MOV10 gene encoding helicase MOV-10 isoform X3, translated as MLYGMKIANLAYVTKTRVRFFRLDRWADVRFPEKRRMKLGSDISKHHKSLLAKIFYDRSEYLHGKHGVDVEVQGPHEARDGQLLIRLDLNRKEVLTLRLRNGGTQSVTLTHLFPLCRTPQFAFYNEDQELPCPLGPGECYELHVHCKTSFVGYFPATVLWELLGPGESGSEGAGTFYIARFLAAVAHSPLAAQLKPVTPFKRTRIPGNPVVTNRIEEGERPDRGKGYDLELSMALGTYYPPPRLRQLLPMLLQGRSIFTAPKEIAEIKAQLETALKWRNYEVKLRLLLHLEELQMEHDIRHYDLESVPMTWDPVDQNPRLLTLEVPGVTESRPSVLRGDHLFAILSSETHQEDPITYKGFVHKVELDRVKLSFSMSLLSRFVDGLTFKVNFTFNRQPLRVQHRALELTGRWLLWPMLFPVASRDVPLLPSDVKLKLYDRSLESNPEQLQAMRHIVMGTTRPAPYIIFGPPGTGKTVTLVEAIKQVVKHLPKAHILACAPSNSGADLLCQRLRVHLPSSIYRLLAPSRDIRMVPEDIKPCCNWDAKKGEYVFPAKKKLQEYRVLITTLITAGRLVSAQFPIDHFTHIFIDEAGHCMEPESLVAIAGLMEVKETGNPGGQLVLAGDPRQLGPVLRSPLTQKHGLGYSLLERLLTYNSLYKKGPDGYDPQFITKLLRNYRSHPTILDIPNQLYYEGELQACADVVDRERFCRWAGLPRQGFPIIFHGVMGKDEREGNSPSFFNPEEAATVTSYLKLLLAPSSKKGKARLSPRSVGVISPYRKQVEKIRYCITKLDRELRGLDDIKDLKVGSVEEFQGQERSVILISTVRSSQNFVQLDLDFNLGFLKNPKRFNVAVTRAKALLIVVGNPLLLGHDPDWKVLCWHSSVPHRFLEFCKENGGYTGCPFPAKLDLQQGQNLLQGLSKLSPSTSGPHGHDCLPQEREGEGGLSLQVEPEWRNEL; from the exons ATGCTGTATGGAATGAAGATTGCAAATCTGGCCTACGTCACCAAGACTCGGGTCAGGTTCTTCAGACTCGACCGCTGGGCCGACGTGCGGTTCCCAGAAAAGAGGAGAATGAAGCTGGGGTCAGATATCAGCAAACACCACAAGTCACTGCTCGCCAAGATCTTTTatgacag gtcTGAGTATCTTCACGGGAAACACGGGGTGGATGTGGAAGTCCAGGGGCCCCACGAAGCCCGAGACGGGCAGCTCCTTATCCGCCTGGATTTGAACCGCAAAGAGGTGCTGACCCTGAGGCTTCGGAATGGCGGAACCCAGTCTGTCACCCTCACTCACCTCTTCCCACTCTGCCGGACACCCCAGTTTGCTTTCTACAATGAAGACCAGGAGCTGCCCTGTCCACTGGGCCCCG GTGAATGCTATGAGCTCCATGTCCATTGCAAGACCAGCTTTGTGGGCTACTTCCCAGCCACAGTGCTCTGGGAGCTGCTGGGACCTGGGGAGTCGGGTTCAGAAGGAGCCGGCACGTTCTACATTGCCCGCTTCTTGGCTGCCGTCGCCCACAGCCCCCTGGCTGCACAGCTGAAGCCCGTGACTCCCTTCAAGCGGACCCGGATCCCCGGAAACCCTGTGGTGACCAACCGGatagaggaaggagagagacctGACCG CGGTAAGGGCTATGACCTGGAGTTAAGTATGGCGTTGGGGACATACTACCCACCTCCCCGCCTCAGGCAGCTGCTCCCCATGCTTCTTCAGGGAAGAAGTATCTTCACTGCCCCTAAGGAGATCGCTGAGATCAA GGCCCAGCTGGAGACAGCCCTGAAGTGGAGGAACTATGAGGTGAAGCTGCGGCTGCTGCTGCACCTGGAGGAGCTGCAGATGGAGCATGATATCCGGCACTATGACCTGGAGTCGGTGCCCATGACCTGGGACCCCGTGGACCAGAACCCCAGGCTGCTCACGCTGGAG GTTCCTGGGGTGACCGAGAGCCGCCCCTCAGTGCTACGGGGCGACCACCTGTTTGCCATTTTGTCTTCGGAGACACACCAGGAGGACCCCATCACATACAAGGGCTTTGTGCACAAGGTGGAATTGGACCGTGTCAAGCTGAGCTTTTCCATGAG CCTCCTGAGCCGCTTTGTGGATGGGCTGACTTTCAAGGTGAACTTCACCTTCAACCGCCAGCCCCTGCGAGTCCAGCACCGTGCCCTGGAGCTGACGGGGCGCTGGCTGCTTTGGCCCATGCTCTTTCCTGTGGCGTCTCGGGACGTCCCGCTGCTGCCCTCGGATGTGAAACTCAA GCTGTACGACCGGAGTCTGGAGTCAAACCCAGAACAGTTGCAGGCCATGAGGCACATTGTTATGGGCACCACCCGTCCAGCTCCCTACATCATCTTTGGGCCTCCAGGCACCGGCAAGACTGTCACATTAGTGGAGGCCATTAAGCAG GTGGTGAAGCACTTGCCCAAAGCCCACATCCTGGCCTGCGCTCCATCCAACTCAGGGGCTGACCTCCTCTGTCAAAGGCTCCGGGTCCACCTTCCCAGCTCCATCTACCGCCTCCTGGCCCCCAGCAGGGACATCCGCATGGTACCTGAGGACATTAAG CCCTGCTGCAACTGGGACGCAAAGAAGGGGGAGTATGTATTTCCCGCCAAGAAGAAGCTGCAGGAATACCGGGTCTTAATTACCACACTCATCACGGCTGGCAG GTTGGTCTCGGCCCAGTTTCCCATTGATCACTTCACACACATCTTCATCGATGAGGCTGGCCACTGCATGGAGCCTGAGAGTCTGGTAGCTATAGCAG GGCTGATGGAAGTAAAGGAGACAGGCAATCCAGGAGGGCAGCTGGTGCTGGCTGGAGACCCTCGGCAGCTAGGGCCTGTGCTGCGTTCCCCACTGACCCAGAAGCATGGGCTGGGGTACTCACTGCTGGAGCGGCTGCTCACCTATAACTCCCTGTACAAGAAGGGCCCTGATGGCTATGACCCCCAGTTCATAACCAAGCTGCTACGCAACTACAG GTCTCATCCCACCATCCTGGACATTCCTAACCAGCTCTATTATGAAGGGGAGCTGCAGGCCTGTGCTGATGTTGTTGATCGAGAACGCTTCTGCCGCTGGGCAGGCCTGCCTCGACAG GGCTTTCCCATCATCTTTCATGGCGTAATGGGCAAAGATGAGCGTGAGGGCAATAGCCCATCCTTCTTCAACCCTGAAGAGGCTGCCACAGTGACTTCTTACCTGAAGCTGCTCCTGGCCCCCTCCTCCAAGAAGGGCAAAGCCCGCCTGAGCCCCCGAAGCGTGGGCGTCATCTCCCCATACCGGAAACAG GTAGAGAAAATCCGTTACTGCATCACCAAACTTGACAGGGAGCTTCGAGGACTGGATGACATCAAGGACTTGAAG GTGGGTTCCGTGGAAGAATTCCAAGGCCAAGAACGGAGCGTCATCCTCATCTCTACCGTGCGAAGCAGCCAGAACTTTGTGCAGCTGGATCTGGACTTCAACCTGGGTTTCCTGAAGAACCCCAAG AGGTTCAATGTCGCTGTGACCCGGGCCAAGGCCCTGCTCATCGTGGTGGGCAACCCCCTTCTCCTGGGCCATGACCCCGACTGGAAAGT TCTCTGCTGGCACTCCTCTGTACCCCACAGATTCCTGGAGTTCTGTAAAGAAAACGGGGGGTATACCGGGTGTCCCTTCCCTGCCAAACTGGACCTGCAACAGGGACAGAATTTACTGCAAGGTCTGAGCAAGCTCAGCCCCTCTACCTCAG ggcCCCATGGACACGACTGCCTCCCCCAGGAGCGGGAGGGTGAAGGGGGCCTGTCCCTGCAAGTGGAGCCAGAGTGGAGGAATGAGCTCTGA
- the MOV10 gene encoding helicase MOV-10 isoform X2 — MPSKFSCRQLREAGQCFESFLVVRGLDMETDRERLRTIYNRDFKISFGTPAPGFSSMLYGMKIANLAYVTKTRVRFFRLDRWADVRFPEKRRMKLGSDISKHHKSLLAKIFYDRSEYLHGKHGVDVEVQGPHEARDGQLLIRLDLNRKEVLTLRLRNGGTQSVTLTHLFPLCRTPQFAFYNEDQELPCPLGPGECYELHVHCKTSFVGYFPATVLWELLGPGESGSEGAGTFYIARFLAAVAHSPLAAQLKPVTPFKRTRIPGNPVVTNRIEEGERPDRGKGYDLELSMALGTYYPPPRLRQLLPMLLQGRSIFTAPKEIAEIKAQLETALKWRNYEVKLRLLLHLEELQMEHDIRHYDLESVPMTWDPVDQNPRLLTLEVPGVTESRPSVLRGDHLFAILSSETHQEDPITYKGFVHKVELDRVKLSFSMSLLSRFVDGLTFKVNFTFNRQPLRVQHRALELTGRWLLWPMLFPVASRDVPLLPSDVKLKLYDRSLESNPEQLQAMRHIVMGTTRPAPYIIFGPPGTGKTVTLVEAIKQVVKHLPKAHILACAPSNSGADLLCQRLRVHLPSSIYRLLAPSRDIRMVPEDIKPCCNWDAKKGEYVFPAKKKLQEYRVLITTLITAGRLVSAQFPIDHFTHIFIDEAGHCMEPESLVAIAGLMEVKETGNPGGQLVLAGDPRQLGPVLRSPLTQKHGLGYSLLERLLTYNSLYKKGPDGYDPQFITKLLRNYRSHPTILDIPNQLYYEGELQACADVVDRERFCRWAGLPRQGFPIIFHGVMGKDEREGNSPSFFNPEEAATVTSYLKLLLAPSSKKGKARLSPRSVGVISPYRKQVEKIRYCITKLDRELRGLDDIKDLKVGSVEEFQGQERSVILISTVRSSQNFVQLDLDFNLGFLKNPKRFNVAVTRAKALLIVVGNPLLLGHDPDWKVFLEFCKENGGYTGCPFPAKLDLQQGQNLLQGLSKLSPSTSGPHGHDCLPQEREGEGGLSLQVEPEWRNEL, encoded by the exons CTTTGGGACCCCGGCCCCTGGCTTCTCCTCCATGCTGTATGGAATGAAGATTGCAAATCTGGCCTACGTCACCAAGACTCGGGTCAGGTTCTTCAGACTCGACCGCTGGGCCGACGTGCGGTTCCCAGAAAAGAGGAGAATGAAGCTGGGGTCAGATATCAGCAAACACCACAAGTCACTGCTCGCCAAGATCTTTTatgacag gtcTGAGTATCTTCACGGGAAACACGGGGTGGATGTGGAAGTCCAGGGGCCCCACGAAGCCCGAGACGGGCAGCTCCTTATCCGCCTGGATTTGAACCGCAAAGAGGTGCTGACCCTGAGGCTTCGGAATGGCGGAACCCAGTCTGTCACCCTCACTCACCTCTTCCCACTCTGCCGGACACCCCAGTTTGCTTTCTACAATGAAGACCAGGAGCTGCCCTGTCCACTGGGCCCCG GTGAATGCTATGAGCTCCATGTCCATTGCAAGACCAGCTTTGTGGGCTACTTCCCAGCCACAGTGCTCTGGGAGCTGCTGGGACCTGGGGAGTCGGGTTCAGAAGGAGCCGGCACGTTCTACATTGCCCGCTTCTTGGCTGCCGTCGCCCACAGCCCCCTGGCTGCACAGCTGAAGCCCGTGACTCCCTTCAAGCGGACCCGGATCCCCGGAAACCCTGTGGTGACCAACCGGatagaggaaggagagagacctGACCG CGGTAAGGGCTATGACCTGGAGTTAAGTATGGCGTTGGGGACATACTACCCACCTCCCCGCCTCAGGCAGCTGCTCCCCATGCTTCTTCAGGGAAGAAGTATCTTCACTGCCCCTAAGGAGATCGCTGAGATCAA GGCCCAGCTGGAGACAGCCCTGAAGTGGAGGAACTATGAGGTGAAGCTGCGGCTGCTGCTGCACCTGGAGGAGCTGCAGATGGAGCATGATATCCGGCACTATGACCTGGAGTCGGTGCCCATGACCTGGGACCCCGTGGACCAGAACCCCAGGCTGCTCACGCTGGAG GTTCCTGGGGTGACCGAGAGCCGCCCCTCAGTGCTACGGGGCGACCACCTGTTTGCCATTTTGTCTTCGGAGACACACCAGGAGGACCCCATCACATACAAGGGCTTTGTGCACAAGGTGGAATTGGACCGTGTCAAGCTGAGCTTTTCCATGAG CCTCCTGAGCCGCTTTGTGGATGGGCTGACTTTCAAGGTGAACTTCACCTTCAACCGCCAGCCCCTGCGAGTCCAGCACCGTGCCCTGGAGCTGACGGGGCGCTGGCTGCTTTGGCCCATGCTCTTTCCTGTGGCGTCTCGGGACGTCCCGCTGCTGCCCTCGGATGTGAAACTCAA GCTGTACGACCGGAGTCTGGAGTCAAACCCAGAACAGTTGCAGGCCATGAGGCACATTGTTATGGGCACCACCCGTCCAGCTCCCTACATCATCTTTGGGCCTCCAGGCACCGGCAAGACTGTCACATTAGTGGAGGCCATTAAGCAG GTGGTGAAGCACTTGCCCAAAGCCCACATCCTGGCCTGCGCTCCATCCAACTCAGGGGCTGACCTCCTCTGTCAAAGGCTCCGGGTCCACCTTCCCAGCTCCATCTACCGCCTCCTGGCCCCCAGCAGGGACATCCGCATGGTACCTGAGGACATTAAG CCCTGCTGCAACTGGGACGCAAAGAAGGGGGAGTATGTATTTCCCGCCAAGAAGAAGCTGCAGGAATACCGGGTCTTAATTACCACACTCATCACGGCTGGCAG GTTGGTCTCGGCCCAGTTTCCCATTGATCACTTCACACACATCTTCATCGATGAGGCTGGCCACTGCATGGAGCCTGAGAGTCTGGTAGCTATAGCAG GGCTGATGGAAGTAAAGGAGACAGGCAATCCAGGAGGGCAGCTGGTGCTGGCTGGAGACCCTCGGCAGCTAGGGCCTGTGCTGCGTTCCCCACTGACCCAGAAGCATGGGCTGGGGTACTCACTGCTGGAGCGGCTGCTCACCTATAACTCCCTGTACAAGAAGGGCCCTGATGGCTATGACCCCCAGTTCATAACCAAGCTGCTACGCAACTACAG GTCTCATCCCACCATCCTGGACATTCCTAACCAGCTCTATTATGAAGGGGAGCTGCAGGCCTGTGCTGATGTTGTTGATCGAGAACGCTTCTGCCGCTGGGCAGGCCTGCCTCGACAG GGCTTTCCCATCATCTTTCATGGCGTAATGGGCAAAGATGAGCGTGAGGGCAATAGCCCATCCTTCTTCAACCCTGAAGAGGCTGCCACAGTGACTTCTTACCTGAAGCTGCTCCTGGCCCCCTCCTCCAAGAAGGGCAAAGCCCGCCTGAGCCCCCGAAGCGTGGGCGTCATCTCCCCATACCGGAAACAG GTAGAGAAAATCCGTTACTGCATCACCAAACTTGACAGGGAGCTTCGAGGACTGGATGACATCAAGGACTTGAAG GTGGGTTCCGTGGAAGAATTCCAAGGCCAAGAACGGAGCGTCATCCTCATCTCTACCGTGCGAAGCAGCCAGAACTTTGTGCAGCTGGATCTGGACTTCAACCTGGGTTTCCTGAAGAACCCCAAG AGGTTCAATGTCGCTGTGACCCGGGCCAAGGCCCTGCTCATCGTGGTGGGCAACCCCCTTCTCCTGGGCCATGACCCCGACTGGAAAGT ATTCCTGGAGTTCTGTAAAGAAAACGGGGGGTATACCGGGTGTCCCTTCCCTGCCAAACTGGACCTGCAACAGGGACAGAATTTACTGCAAGGTCTGAGCAAGCTCAGCCCCTCTACCTCAG ggcCCCATGGACACGACTGCCTCCCCCAGGAGCGGGAGGGTGAAGGGGGCCTGTCCCTGCAAGTGGAGCCAGAGTGGAGGAATGAGCTCTGA
- the MOV10 gene encoding helicase MOV-10 isoform X4: MLYGMKIANLAYVTKTRVRFFRLDRWADVRFPEKRRMKLGSDISKHHKSLLAKIFYDRSEYLHGKHGVDVEVQGPHEARDGQLLIRLDLNRKEVLTLRLRNGGTQSVTLTHLFPLCRTPQFAFYNEDQELPCPLGPGECYELHVHCKTSFVGYFPATVLWELLGPGESGSEGAGTFYIARFLAAVAHSPLAAQLKPVTPFKRTRIPGNPVVTNRIEEGERPDRGKGYDLELSMALGTYYPPPRLRQLLPMLLQGRSIFTAPKEIAEIKAQLETALKWRNYEVKLRLLLHLEELQMEHDIRHYDLESVPMTWDPVDQNPRLLTLEVPGVTESRPSVLRGDHLFAILSSETHQEDPITYKGFVHKVELDRVKLSFSMSLLSRFVDGLTFKVNFTFNRQPLRVQHRALELTGRWLLWPMLFPVASRDVPLLPSDVKLKLYDRSLESNPEQLQAMRHIVMGTTRPAPYIIFGPPGTGKTVTLVEAIKQVVKHLPKAHILACAPSNSGADLLCQRLRVHLPSSIYRLLAPSRDIRMVPEDIKPCCNWDAKKGEYVFPAKKKLQEYRVLITTLITAGRLVSAQFPIDHFTHIFIDEAGHCMEPESLVAIAGLMEVKETGNPGGQLVLAGDPRQLGPVLRSPLTQKHGLGYSLLERLLTYNSLYKKGPDGYDPQFITKLLRNYRSHPTILDIPNQLYYEGELQACADVVDRERFCRWAGLPRQGFPIIFHGVMGKDEREGNSPSFFNPEEAATVTSYLKLLLAPSSKKGKARLSPRSVGVISPYRKQVEKIRYCITKLDRELRGLDDIKDLKVGSVEEFQGQERSVILISTVRSSQNFVQLDLDFNLGFLKNPKRFNVAVTRAKALLIVVGNPLLLGHDPDWKVFLEFCKENGGYTGCPFPAKLDLQQGQNLLQGLSKLSPSTSGPHGHDCLPQEREGEGGLSLQVEPEWRNEL; encoded by the exons ATGCTGTATGGAATGAAGATTGCAAATCTGGCCTACGTCACCAAGACTCGGGTCAGGTTCTTCAGACTCGACCGCTGGGCCGACGTGCGGTTCCCAGAAAAGAGGAGAATGAAGCTGGGGTCAGATATCAGCAAACACCACAAGTCACTGCTCGCCAAGATCTTTTatgacag gtcTGAGTATCTTCACGGGAAACACGGGGTGGATGTGGAAGTCCAGGGGCCCCACGAAGCCCGAGACGGGCAGCTCCTTATCCGCCTGGATTTGAACCGCAAAGAGGTGCTGACCCTGAGGCTTCGGAATGGCGGAACCCAGTCTGTCACCCTCACTCACCTCTTCCCACTCTGCCGGACACCCCAGTTTGCTTTCTACAATGAAGACCAGGAGCTGCCCTGTCCACTGGGCCCCG GTGAATGCTATGAGCTCCATGTCCATTGCAAGACCAGCTTTGTGGGCTACTTCCCAGCCACAGTGCTCTGGGAGCTGCTGGGACCTGGGGAGTCGGGTTCAGAAGGAGCCGGCACGTTCTACATTGCCCGCTTCTTGGCTGCCGTCGCCCACAGCCCCCTGGCTGCACAGCTGAAGCCCGTGACTCCCTTCAAGCGGACCCGGATCCCCGGAAACCCTGTGGTGACCAACCGGatagaggaaggagagagacctGACCG CGGTAAGGGCTATGACCTGGAGTTAAGTATGGCGTTGGGGACATACTACCCACCTCCCCGCCTCAGGCAGCTGCTCCCCATGCTTCTTCAGGGAAGAAGTATCTTCACTGCCCCTAAGGAGATCGCTGAGATCAA GGCCCAGCTGGAGACAGCCCTGAAGTGGAGGAACTATGAGGTGAAGCTGCGGCTGCTGCTGCACCTGGAGGAGCTGCAGATGGAGCATGATATCCGGCACTATGACCTGGAGTCGGTGCCCATGACCTGGGACCCCGTGGACCAGAACCCCAGGCTGCTCACGCTGGAG GTTCCTGGGGTGACCGAGAGCCGCCCCTCAGTGCTACGGGGCGACCACCTGTTTGCCATTTTGTCTTCGGAGACACACCAGGAGGACCCCATCACATACAAGGGCTTTGTGCACAAGGTGGAATTGGACCGTGTCAAGCTGAGCTTTTCCATGAG CCTCCTGAGCCGCTTTGTGGATGGGCTGACTTTCAAGGTGAACTTCACCTTCAACCGCCAGCCCCTGCGAGTCCAGCACCGTGCCCTGGAGCTGACGGGGCGCTGGCTGCTTTGGCCCATGCTCTTTCCTGTGGCGTCTCGGGACGTCCCGCTGCTGCCCTCGGATGTGAAACTCAA GCTGTACGACCGGAGTCTGGAGTCAAACCCAGAACAGTTGCAGGCCATGAGGCACATTGTTATGGGCACCACCCGTCCAGCTCCCTACATCATCTTTGGGCCTCCAGGCACCGGCAAGACTGTCACATTAGTGGAGGCCATTAAGCAG GTGGTGAAGCACTTGCCCAAAGCCCACATCCTGGCCTGCGCTCCATCCAACTCAGGGGCTGACCTCCTCTGTCAAAGGCTCCGGGTCCACCTTCCCAGCTCCATCTACCGCCTCCTGGCCCCCAGCAGGGACATCCGCATGGTACCTGAGGACATTAAG CCCTGCTGCAACTGGGACGCAAAGAAGGGGGAGTATGTATTTCCCGCCAAGAAGAAGCTGCAGGAATACCGGGTCTTAATTACCACACTCATCACGGCTGGCAG GTTGGTCTCGGCCCAGTTTCCCATTGATCACTTCACACACATCTTCATCGATGAGGCTGGCCACTGCATGGAGCCTGAGAGTCTGGTAGCTATAGCAG GGCTGATGGAAGTAAAGGAGACAGGCAATCCAGGAGGGCAGCTGGTGCTGGCTGGAGACCCTCGGCAGCTAGGGCCTGTGCTGCGTTCCCCACTGACCCAGAAGCATGGGCTGGGGTACTCACTGCTGGAGCGGCTGCTCACCTATAACTCCCTGTACAAGAAGGGCCCTGATGGCTATGACCCCCAGTTCATAACCAAGCTGCTACGCAACTACAG GTCTCATCCCACCATCCTGGACATTCCTAACCAGCTCTATTATGAAGGGGAGCTGCAGGCCTGTGCTGATGTTGTTGATCGAGAACGCTTCTGCCGCTGGGCAGGCCTGCCTCGACAG GGCTTTCCCATCATCTTTCATGGCGTAATGGGCAAAGATGAGCGTGAGGGCAATAGCCCATCCTTCTTCAACCCTGAAGAGGCTGCCACAGTGACTTCTTACCTGAAGCTGCTCCTGGCCCCCTCCTCCAAGAAGGGCAAAGCCCGCCTGAGCCCCCGAAGCGTGGGCGTCATCTCCCCATACCGGAAACAG GTAGAGAAAATCCGTTACTGCATCACCAAACTTGACAGGGAGCTTCGAGGACTGGATGACATCAAGGACTTGAAG GTGGGTTCCGTGGAAGAATTCCAAGGCCAAGAACGGAGCGTCATCCTCATCTCTACCGTGCGAAGCAGCCAGAACTTTGTGCAGCTGGATCTGGACTTCAACCTGGGTTTCCTGAAGAACCCCAAG AGGTTCAATGTCGCTGTGACCCGGGCCAAGGCCCTGCTCATCGTGGTGGGCAACCCCCTTCTCCTGGGCCATGACCCCGACTGGAAAGT ATTCCTGGAGTTCTGTAAAGAAAACGGGGGGTATACCGGGTGTCCCTTCCCTGCCAAACTGGACCTGCAACAGGGACAGAATTTACTGCAAGGTCTGAGCAAGCTCAGCCCCTCTACCTCAG ggcCCCATGGACACGACTGCCTCCCCCAGGAGCGGGAGGGTGAAGGGGGCCTGTCCCTGCAAGTGGAGCCAGAGTGGAGGAATGAGCTCTGA